The Mangrovibacterium diazotrophicum DNA window GCTGTGCTATTAAGTAAAAAACTGGCAGACCGCCTATTGGTGCAAAGTTTTGACACACGCACCCTCAACTACCTGCACGACAAATACCCGGAAACCCGATTGGCTTTCCTTGTCGCCAATGTTTTGGGATTTAACGCGAATATGAAAAAGCTGAATTTTACACCGGAAGTCTACAGCCCCTATTATCCACTCGTAAACCGCAGCTTGATGGAAAATTGCCGGGAGGCTGGTGTTAAAGTCATTCCATGGACAGTTGATGATGAAGAAAACATCAAAAAGATACTCGGCATGCAGGTCGACGGAATTATCAGCAATTATCCAGACCGCGTGCTGCGCGTAACAAGAGGCTACTGATCTTTTTCCATAAATTTTTGAAAAGGCTGCACTCTCAGAGGCAGCCTTTTCTTTCATATTATATCGACTGAAAAGTTTGGAGTTAAAACCGGTAAGCAAAGCTGGCCGACAAGGTTCGCGGACGCTGTGGATTAATGGTACTCCAACCACTGTAATATTCCACATCGCTCAAGTTATCAAGCTTCAGTGCTAAACGGAATTTATCCATTTCATAGAAAACGGATGCGTTGAGAATTGTGTAAGCGGGAAGTGTAAACGTCCCAGTTGCGGCATAATTAATGATATTGTTTTCGCCGATATAGTTCAGGCCGAATCCAGCACCCAAACCGTCCAAACTCCCACTCTGCAATCGGTAGCTGGCCCAAAAGTTAAAGGTGTTTTCCGGTCCGGCCTCCAACGGACGGGTACCCACGACACCATCAGCACCCGACACAACTTCGCTATCGTTGAAACTGTATCCCAAAACAGCATTGAAACCTGAGAAAGGGTTTGCAATGACACTCAACTCAACCCCTTTACTTTCTACTTCTCCATCCTGCAGGTAATCACGAGGATTATCCGGGTCTGTCATCACCTTGTTACGCACTTTAATGTCGTAGTAGCTGAGGCTCGCACTCAGTCGATCTTCCCAAAGGCTGGTTTTCACGCCGATTTCCGCCTGGTTCGCATGTTCCGGATCGAAGGACTTTGTTCGCTGGTTACTGCCATCAGCATCCGATACGGTTTGTGATGCCACATTGCTAAAACCATCCATGTAGTTGGCAAAAACGGTCAGCTTATCCAGAATCGGTTGATAGGTTATTCCGAACTTTGGAGAGAACGCTGTTTGATCATCCTCATCGCTTTCCGGATCACCCTCAAACCGATCGACACGCAAACTGGCCATGACCGACAAAGCCTTGGATACATTTACGACATCGGATACATAAGCACCGAACACCTTTTCTTTGGTAATTGAGTTACTAACTGAAACGCCTTCCAACAAAGCATCCATCGCTTGTTTGGATAGTACTCCACTGTCGAAATTGGAGACCGTTTCACCGCCATAAACAACATCATATACGGTCTGTGCATCATCACTCCCAATGTACACCAATCCGTTCGTTGTGTAACCAGTGCTATTGTTAATGTAGTTGCGTTGCATAAAATCGAATCCGACCACCATTCGATTACGAAGACCGCCGACTTTGAAATCGCCGATAAAGTTCTGCTGAATATCCGTAACGTCTGTGGTAGCATTCTGATCACTCACGTAACGGGCAAACACCGCACCGTTGGGCAAATAAGTTACCGTGTTTGTATTGATTGATTCGTACAGATAGGAGTAGTATCCTAACGCTTTGGTCAGACTTCTGCTTACGGCCGTTTGCGAGGTCCAAGCTGAAGACAATTTGTAATTCATTTGTGCCTGCAAACTATAGGCGGGATTTTTCACCGGCAAATTGTTTGATGTATAAGAACGTTTGGGATCGTAAGGCATCTCGTCAATATTAGCGAATGTCAATGCATTACTGCGGTTCAGGAACAACATCGTTTGGTTGGTTTGCTCGTTTTGCATCAGCTCGGCGACAACCAGAAACGACAAACGTTCTGAGGCCTGATAAGAGAGCGTCGGTGCAACAAAAAACGACTTCCGGTATCCGGCGTCCTGCCAACTGTTTTGATAATGATAAGCCGTATTAAGCCGGAAAAGAACTTTTCCTTCCTCGTCCAATGGTAAATTCACATCAGCGGTCAAACGGTTCAAACCG harbors:
- a CDS encoding TonB-dependent receptor → MKKLGLLFCLVCLLFEFSIAQTYRVTGRVVDANQHPLVGVNITVSSSTKGTQTNESGAFVLENLSSSKLNLRFSFVGFRTLVQKVDLLQQNVDLGVVVLQESNENLDEVVVAKERTNRFTEKQSEYVAKMPLKNLENPQVYNVVNAELLEEQLVVNFDDALKNVPGMQKLWESTGRGNDGAGYYSMRGFSIQPTLMNGLPALTHGSPDPANIEAIEVMKGPSGTLYGSSLISYGGLINIVTKKPYESFGGEFTYLTGSYGLNRLTADVNLPLDEEGKVLFRLNTAYHYQNSWQDAGYRKSFFVAPTLSYQASERLSFLVVAELMQNEQTNQTMLFLNRSNALTFANIDEMPYDPKRSYTSNNLPVKNPAYSLQAQMNYKLSSAWTSQTAVSRSLTKALGYYSYLYESINTNTVTYLPNGAVFARYVSDQNATTDVTDIQQNFIGDFKVGGLRNRMVVGFDFMQRNYINNSTGYTTNGLVYIGSDDAQTVYDVVYGGETVSNFDSGVLSKQAMDALLEGVSVSNSITKEKVFGAYVSDVVNVSKALSVMASLRVDRFEGDPESDEDDQTAFSPKFGITYQPILDKLTVFANYMDGFSNVASQTVSDADGSNQRTKSFDPEHANQAEIGVKTSLWEDRLSASLSYYDIKVRNKVMTDPDNPRDYLQDGEVESKGVELSVIANPFSGFNAVLGYSFNDSEVVSGADGVVGTRPLEAGPENTFNFWASYRLQSGSLDGLGAGFGLNYIGENNIINYAATGTFTLPAYTILNASVFYEMDKFRLALKLDNLSDVEYYSGWSTINPQRPRTLSASFAYRF